The DNA window AGAACAAGTCCCAATACAAATGCGAATATCAGATAGAATCGAACAAATTCAGCAGGGAGTGGAGTGTTTGGTTCAGTACTCTGCTTCTTTAGAAACTCTTGTAACTGTGTTCCTAAAAAAGGTTCTATCAATCTAGCTACGATCAAAAAGAAAAGGATTAAGAATAAAGCTAAGGTAAGTAAGAATACAAAGTATTTGGAAAATTCTACAGGCTTTTCCGGATCCATTCCAGATCGGATCACGAATCCGTTTACCACATAAGTTCCGAGTAATCCTAAAATGATCAGAACTCCACCCAACGCAACTGCGCCTCCTGCTTGCATCGCAGGAATTGCACTAAATACTAATAAAAATAAAACGGATCGGACAAGTACTATGAACCGTATTTGTCCTCTGGAAAGTACATATTGTAAGTATTCTTTAAACATCAGCTATCTATCTGTTAGGATTTAAGAAGCGGATACGATAGCAAGCAAAGTTCGTTTTTAGAATAATTAAGGAGAGATTACGAATCTGATCGGATTTCCTTTTCTGTCTTCCAGATCTTCTAAACTTTGGTTAATGTCCTCTAATTTTCTCACGTCCGTAATCGATCTACTAAGATTCAATTTTCCTTGCACATAAAGATCTATCAATTCAGGGATAGCACGTCTATCTGAACCGTAAGAACCTGCAACAGTGATCTGCTTTTCTATAATGGAGAATGGGATGGAAAACTTTAAAGGCTCTCTTCCGATACCTACAAGCACCATTCTTCCTCCAGGATTCATTGCACGAAGTGACTCTTCTATATTTGTCATTCTTCCGGAAAAGTCTGCGAGAAGATCCACTCCTCCTTTGCAAATTTCCTTTAAAGTTTTACCCGGATTTTTTATATCTCTTAGATTTACTACTTCGTCTGCACCATAAGCTGTAGCATTTTCGAGTGCTCCCCTATCCACATCCAAAGCGATTACTTTACCTTTAGTCAAGGCTCTTGCGATCACTACTCCATGAATTCCAAGTCCACCACATCCGAAGATGGCGACATTATCCCCGTCTTGAATTTTTCCTCTGAACTTGATCGCATTATAAGGAGTAGAAACTGCGTCCGCTAAAATTGCACCCTGTTCGAAAGGAACC is part of the Leptospira andrefontaineae genome and encodes:
- a CDS encoding zinc-binding dehydrogenase, with translation MKAAVLESGKKNLIIKEVPIPHLGPEQAKVRIKACGICGSDLHLVLHGTLKCKHYPQIPGHEASGVVEEVGEKVTRIKKGDRVVIAAGTSCGICAHCLAGRENLCKEIGVFGFDREGSFAEYNIVEERYLYPLPDSVPFEQGAILADAVSTPYNAIKFRGKIQDGDNVAIFGCGGLGIHGVVIARALTKGKVIALDVDRGALENATAYGADEVVNLRDIKNPGKTLKEICKGGVDLLADFSGRMTNIEESLRAMNPGGRMVLVGIGREPLKFSIPFSIIEKQITVAGSYGSDRRAIPELIDLYVQGKLNLSRSITDVRKLEDINQSLEDLEDRKGNPIRFVISP